Part of the Flagellimonas eckloniae genome, AGAAGCCATTGAAAAATATTCCGGTCGATAGATTTGACACGTTCATCGATTAAAAAATAGTATTCGTCAGTTTTGACTACCTTTGGATAACCCAAATCAATAACATCTTTCTTTAACCTCCTTTGTGCTAGCTAACAAGTAGAACACATGGGAACACTATTGCATTTTAAGAACATCTACACGGAAGCATTTGACGATTGCAAACCTGGTTTTGTTGTCACCTTGCTAAAAGCGTATACCATATTTTGTGGCATATTGCTATCAATGGCATTGTACGCATTCCTGTATAGGGTGTTTACGGGTTTTGATTTTTAATAAACAAAACATTTACTCTTTTACCTGAACACTATAAAAGTAAATGGAATAGAAAAGCCCGTCCAATTGGACGGGCTTTTTTTGGATGAATAAACTCGTTTCCTTATTTCTTCATAGCTAATTTCAATATTTTCAATGCTTCCGTGGCATTAGACAGTTCTGCATATTTTTTTGCAGTATATCCCTTATCGCAACGCTTCTTAACATCGGCGCCATTAGCGATTAGCAGCTCTAAAATGTCTGTTTTATTGTACCGTGCTGCAAAATGAATGGGAGCCATACCAAGTGATTTTTGGTTTACATCTTCTCCAAGTTCAATCAACTTTTTAACCGTATCAAAGTCCCCTTTCACAATTGCTTTACAAAAAGAACTTAGCTCAAATGAAACAGTGGATAAATTCACGTTGTCATTAAAAGTCGTTGAAGATTCGTTGGCGCAAACGCCTGTAACTGCAAGCATAAATGCCCCAGCTACTGTTAGGATTGTTTTTTTCATGATGAATAATTTTTGATTATAGATTTAACTTATATAAAAATAGACTCCATCTATTTCTAAATGTTACAGCATTAACACTTAAATAACTAAACTTTAACAAGTCCATTTTTTTTAACATAAATAATTAACAAAATCACAAATAGAAAACTTGGAAAAAACTAGGGCAAGAAGCCAAATGATTCTATTTTTGGTGCTGAATTCCATATCATGAATAAGAAGGTAATCTTAATGATCTTAGATGGCTGGGGAAAATCTCCAGACCCAAAAGTTTCAGCAATAGCGCAAGCAAACACTCCGTTTATTGATTCACTCTATAACGACTATCCCAACTCAAACCTGCTTACAGACGGAATGAACGTTGGTCTCCCCGAAGGTCAAATGGGAAATAGTGAAGTAGGTCATATGAATTTGGGTGCAGGCAGAATAGTTTATCAAGATTTGGCTAAAATCAATAAAGCGGTAAAAGAAGATACCCTTAAAGACGAATCCGTTCTCAAAAATGCTTTTGAATACGCCAAAACCAATAATAAGCCTGTTCATTTTTTAGGCTTGGTAAGCAATGGGGGGGTCCATAGTCATATAAATCATTTAAAAGCCCTAATTGAGGCGAGTGACAAAAATGGAGTGAAAACATCTTATATCCATGCCTTTACTGATGGTAGGGATGTTGATCCAAAAAGCGGAAAAGGTTTTTTAGAAGACTTGACCAATTTTTGCTCGGATAAAAATGCCAAACTCGCCACCGTAGTTGGAAGATATTACGCCATGGATCGTGATAAACGATGGGAAAGGGTAAAGAAAGCATATGATGTGATGGTAAATGGCAAGGGAGAGGCTTTTGAAAATATTTCGGAGGCTATTCAAAAAAACTATGATGCCGGAATAACAGATGAGTTTATTGAACCTTTGGTTTTAGAACCCAAAGGAACCATAAAAGAAGGGGATGTTATCGTTTTCTTCAACTTTAGAACGGATAGAGGCAGAGAATTGACCCAGGTTCTTAGCCAAGAAGATTTTCCAGAACTTGACATGGCAAAATTGGAATTGTACTATGTTACCTTGACCAATTATGACGATTCCTTTAAAGGCACGAAGGTTGTGTATGATAAGGAAAATATTAAAGATACATTGGGAGAAGTATTGGCCAATCAAGGAAAAAAGCAAATCCGTATTGCTGAAACAGAGAAATATCCGCACGTTACTTTCTTCTTCAACGGAGGAAGAGAAGAACCGTTTGAAGGGGAAAAACGAATTTTATGTCCCTCACCAAAGGTGGCAACCTACGATTTGAAACCAGAAATGAGTGCTTATGAAATTAGGGACGCCATTATCCCTGAGTTGCAAAAAGGAGAGGCAAGTTTTGTGTGCCTAAACTTTGCAAATCCAGATATGGTTGGACATACCGGAATTATGGAAGCTGCAATAAAAGCCTGCGAAACCGTAGATGAATGTGCAAAAGATGTCATTACCACTGCTTTGGAAAATGGATACTCTACTATCGTTATAGCGGATCATGGCAACTGCGATACCATGGTTAATCCAGATGGTAGTCCAAACACAGCGCATACCACTAATCCCGTACCTTTAATTTTAGTGGATGAAACCATTTCAGAAATCAAAGATGGCGTCCTTGGAGATATAGCTCCAACAATTTTAAAGTTAATTGGGGTTGAAAAACCTTCATTAATGACTCAGGAATCGTTGGTTTAGAGTTAATCTGGCAATCATGATTAATTGATTTCCGCTTATCTTTGCGCACATGATAAAGATTAAGACTGCAGAGGAAATTGAGTTAATGCGTGAAAGCGCATTGGTGGTATCCAAAACTTTGGGAATGTTGGCATCAGAAATCAAACCTGGAGCTAATCCATTGCAACTGGATAAACTAGCTGAAGACTTTATTCGAGAACAAGGAGCAGAACCTGGTTTTCTGGGTATGTACGACTTTCCCAACACCCTAAACTGGAGTCCAAATACGCAAGTTGTTCATGGTATTCCAAACAATGAACTTCTTAAAGAAGGTGATATTATCTCTGTTGATTGTGGAGCAGTGAAAAATGGTTTTTACGGTGATCATGCTTATACTTTTGAAGTAGGTGAGGTTGCAGAAGACACCAAAAAATTACTCAGGGTCACAAAGGAATCCTTATATATGGGAATCCGTGAATTTAAGCTAGGAAATCGTGTTGGCGATGTAGGCTATGCCATTCAAAACCATTGTGAGAGTCATGGCTATGGAATTGTTCGCGAGTTGGTAGGTCATGGACTTGGAACCGAACTTCACGAAGACCCACAAATGCCCAACTATGGAAAAAGAGGACGGGGCAAGAAATTTGTAGATGGAATGGTGGTTGCCATTGAACCCATGGTAAATATGGGAACTCGGAGAATAAAACAACTAAAGGATGGCTGGACCATTTTAACCGCTGATGGAAAGCCTAGTGCCCATTTTGAACACGATGTTGCTTTAATCGATGGAAAACCCGAACTGCTCTCCACCTTTCAATATATTTATGATGCCTTGGGCGTAACTACTGATGAGGAAGAAGAATTCCGAAGTAAAAAACTACAACTTTAGATTTGGTTCCACTTCTTATGGAACAACAGAATGAAACGGCTCTTTAAATTTTTCTTGAATCTTATCCCAAGACCACTTCTTATAAAATTAAGTTATTGGGTAAGACCTTTGGTTGCCTTTTCACTAAAAGGAAAAAACTATACTGATCCCATTGACGGAAAAAGTTTTAGAACTTTTTTACCTTATGGCTATGAAAATCCCAGGGAGAATGTGCTCTCCCCCTCTACCCTATCCCTGGAAAGACATAGATTGTTATGGCTATATCTAAAAAATAAAACCGATTTTTTCACCAAAGACCAAAAAGTACTTCATTTTGCCCCGGAACAGGCCTTTCACAAACGTTTTAAACAGTTTGACAATATTGACTATACCACTACCGATTTAAACTCTCCCCTGGCCGAAGTAAAAGCGGACATCTGCAATCTTCCATTTAGTGATGATTCATTTGACGTTATTCTTTGTAATCATGTTTTGGAACACATTCCTGATGACACCAAAGCGATGCAAGAGTTGTTTCGTATTCTAAAGCCAGGAGGTTGGGGCATTTTTCAAATTCCGCAGGATTTAAAAAGAGAAGAAACATTTGAAGACGATTCAATAACTGATAGAAAGGAAAGAGCCAAGATTTTTGGTCAATATGACCATGTACGTATCTATGGCAGGGATTACTTTGACAAATTAAGAAGCATTGGCTTTACCGTTGAAGAAGTGGATTACACTCAAAAATTGTCCGAAAAAGAGGTTGAACAATATAGATTGTCAAAAGGCGAAATCATTCCCTTTGTTAGGAAATGATTATTGCTTTATCAAGCTTTTAAATCCGGGAGTCATAAATTCTTGCGTTTCTCCTCTTTCATCCAAATAAATGATATACGCTTCCAAATTATCTTGATTAGTCAACAAGTTCTTGGAGTCTTCCAAGTCCATGGCCATAAAAGCTGTTGCATAGGCATCCGCTTCGGCACAGGAACCTGCAACCACACTAGTTGCTAAAACATTGGAGTTTTTAGTGTATCCAGTTTTAGGGTTGATGGTATGAACATACTTTTTTCCTGTTTCTGAGTCTATTCTAAACTTCCTATAATTTCCAGAAGATGCCATGGCCTTATTCTCTAGAAAAATTATCTGTTTCAGCTGCCGTCCAACCTCAACTTGGGGATCGTCTATCCCCACACTCCATTGTTTACCTGAAATCCTATTTTGGCCCTTGGTTATGACCTCACCGCCTAATTCAACCAAATAATTTTCCAAACCCTTAGCATCCAATAAAGCTCCTAAACGGTCAATAGTATATCCTTTGGCTACAGCATTAAAATCAAAACGTAATTCTGAGTGATTTTTAGTTATGGTACCATCATGATTCAATTTTACCTTGTCCCAACCAACATACTTCAATAAACTGTCTACTTTAAGACTATCCAGTTCTAGCTGTTCTCCTGGGCCAAAACCCCAAGCATTTGCCATGACACCAATAGTAGGGTCAAAATAGCCATTGGAGGCTTCAAATACCAAGCTAGACGTCTTAAAAACCTCTTGGAACATATGATCCACCCTTATAGTTGAATCACCATTATTAATTTTTGAAATATCTGATGTAGGGATATAAGTTGAAAGTGATTGATTGATCACTTGAAAAACAGAATCTATCTCTTGTTGATAATCCAGTTCTACGTCTGAAATGTAGATAATGGAATAGGTAGTGCCCAGTGCATTACCAGCATTGTGATTTTTTATCAATGTATTGGAATTACATCCAAAAAATAATGCAAGGCCAACTGTAAAAAGTATTCGTTGTATCATTTAAATCTCAATTAAACCTTGATAATCAACAATGTAATCTTCATTTAAATATACTGGAAGCTCTTGGTTGGATGCGTTGGAAAGTCCCACACCCGCATAATAGGTCTTAGCTTCAAACTTATTTGCATGATCTTTCATCTTTCCCATTAATTCATTATCAAACATTGTTGTGCTTTTCGGGTATTTTACATTCCTTACCACAATAAAATGTAGAATTTTATCTTTAAGGCAAACATACTGGGGATTTTTTTTTGGTTTGCTGTTGATGCCCATAAATTCAAAACCATCCTCCTCCAATTGTTTTCCAACAATATTCATGGCTAGATTATGAAGTTCTTGTTCCGTAAGTTGTCTTCGTTCTTCCATAAAAAAAACCGACGCTTTCACGTCGGCTAGGTTTAATAATGACCTCTCGACTGCGCTCGAGGTAATATATATTCTTAAAGCTATCCTCCAAAGTCATCAAACCTGATATTCTCATCTGGAATACCAAAGTCTTCACCCATTTTCTGAACGGCTTTGTTCATTAATGGCGGACCACAGAAATACAGCTCTATATCTTCAGGAGACTCATGATGATTCAGGTAATTATCTATAACACAGTTATGGATAAATCCAACAAAACCATCTCCTTCAGCATCAATATCTTCTTTTACTTTCCAATTGTCTTCTTCCATAGGTTCTGAAAGTGCCATATAGAATTTAAAATTAGGAAAGTCCTTTTCCAATTTTTTAAAGTGATCAATGTAGAACAACTCCCTTTTAGAGCGACCTCCGTACCAATACGTAACTTTTCTATTGGTTTTTAAGGTTCTGAACAAGTGATACAAGTGAGAACGCATTGGAGCCATACCTGCACCACCACCAACGTAAAGCATTTCTGCTTCCGATTCATTAATAAAAAACTCTCCAAATGGTCCTGAAATTGTAACAGGATCACCTTCTTTTAATCCGAAAATATATGAAGAGGCAACACCAGGGTTAACATCCATCCATCCATTTTTGGAACGATCCCATGGTGGTGTCGCAATACGAACATTCAACATGATTTCGCGTCCTTCTGCAGGATATGAAGCCATTGAATAGGCACGTTCAACAGTTTCTGGGTTTTTCATGACCAAGGGCCACAAGTTGAACTTATCCCACTCTGCTTTAAACTTATCTGGAGTTTCATGTTCTTCAGGATGCGCTGTAATATCAATATCTGAATACTTTACCTCACAGGGTGGAATCTCAATTTGAATATACCCTCCAGCCTTGTAATTCATATCATCAGGAATCTCAACAACAAATTCCTTGATAAACGAAGCAACATTGTAATTTCTAACAACTTTTGCCGGCCATTTTTTGATTCCGAAAACCTCCTCAGGAATTGTAATTTCCATGTCTTGCTTCACTTTAACCTGACATGCCAAGCGAGCACCATGGGTCAATTCTTTTTTGGAAAAGTGTGGTGTTTCCGTAGGAAGCGCCTCGCCACCTCCAGAGAGTACATGGCATTCACACTGGATACAAGTTCCACCACCACCACAAGCGGAAGGTAAAAACACTTTCTGGTTTCCTAAAGTCGATAGTAAAGTACCTCCAGAAGCCACTTCTATTTGTTTTTCACCGTTGATGGTCAATGTTACTGGACCTGAAGGTGATAATTTTTCTTTGGTAAACAACAATAGTGCAACCAATAGCAACAACAAAATTAGAAAAGCAACAACTGTAATTAGAATAGTACCTCCTGTACTGGTAGCTAAAATCATATTTATTTGTTTATGACTTCGTTATAAGAGACTGCTTTTTCCTCGTCTTCAATCTCTTTTTTAATTTCTTTTTCTTCAATTTTTTCCGCTGTAATTGGTTCTGTTCCTTCAGGTGGTTCATTATCACCTGTTAGCATTCCACCAAAACTTTGGAACCCAATTCCCATCAAACCTGTAATGATAAAGGTTATACCTAATCCACGAAGTGGAGCCGGTACATTTGAATATC contains:
- a CDS encoding class I SAM-dependent methyltransferase, which translates into the protein MKRLFKFFLNLIPRPLLIKLSYWVRPLVAFSLKGKNYTDPIDGKSFRTFLPYGYENPRENVLSPSTLSLERHRLLWLYLKNKTDFFTKDQKVLHFAPEQAFHKRFKQFDNIDYTTTDLNSPLAEVKADICNLPFSDDSFDVILCNHVLEHIPDDTKAMQELFRILKPGGWGIFQIPQDLKREETFEDDSITDRKERAKIFGQYDHVRIYGRDYFDKLRSIGFTVEEVDYTQKLSEKEVEQYRLSKGEIIPFVRK
- a CDS encoding FAD:protein FMN transferase — protein: MIQRILFTVGLALFFGCNSNTLIKNHNAGNALGTTYSIIYISDVELDYQQEIDSVFQVINQSLSTYIPTSDISKINNGDSTIRVDHMFQEVFKTSSLVFEASNGYFDPTIGVMANAWGFGPGEQLELDSLKVDSLLKYVGWDKVKLNHDGTITKNHSELRFDFNAVAKGYTIDRLGALLDAKGLENYLVELGGEVITKGQNRISGKQWSVGIDDPQVEVGRQLKQIIFLENKAMASSGNYRKFRIDSETGKKYVHTINPKTGYTKNSNVLATSVVAGSCAEADAYATAFMAMDLEDSKNLLTNQDNLEAYIIYLDERGETQEFMTPGFKSLIKQ
- the nqrF gene encoding NADH:ubiquinone reductase (Na(+)-transporting) subunit F, whose protein sequence is MILATSTGGTILITVVAFLILLLLLVALLLFTKEKLSPSGPVTLTINGEKQIEVASGGTLLSTLGNQKVFLPSACGGGGTCIQCECHVLSGGGEALPTETPHFSKKELTHGARLACQVKVKQDMEITIPEEVFGIKKWPAKVVRNYNVASFIKEFVVEIPDDMNYKAGGYIQIEIPPCEVKYSDIDITAHPEEHETPDKFKAEWDKFNLWPLVMKNPETVERAYSMASYPAEGREIMLNVRIATPPWDRSKNGWMDVNPGVASSYIFGLKEGDPVTISGPFGEFFINESEAEMLYVGGGAGMAPMRSHLYHLFRTLKTNRKVTYWYGGRSKRELFYIDHFKKLEKDFPNFKFYMALSEPMEEDNWKVKEDIDAEGDGFVGFIHNCVIDNYLNHHESPEDIELYFCGPPLMNKAVQKMGEDFGIPDENIRFDDFGG
- a CDS encoding DUF6747 family protein — protein: MGTLLHFKNIYTEAFDDCKPGFVVTLLKAYTIFCGILLSMALYAFLYRVFTGFDF
- the map gene encoding type I methionyl aminopeptidase → MIKIKTAEEIELMRESALVVSKTLGMLASEIKPGANPLQLDKLAEDFIREQGAEPGFLGMYDFPNTLNWSPNTQVVHGIPNNELLKEGDIISVDCGAVKNGFYGDHAYTFEVGEVAEDTKKLLRVTKESLYMGIREFKLGNRVGDVGYAIQNHCESHGYGIVRELVGHGLGTELHEDPQMPNYGKRGRGKKFVDGMVVAIEPMVNMGTRRIKQLKDGWTILTADGKPSAHFEHDVALIDGKPELLSTFQYIYDALGVTTDEEEEFRSKKLQL
- a CDS encoding ankyrin repeat domain-containing protein, whose translation is MKKTILTVAGAFMLAVTGVCANESSTTFNDNVNLSTVSFELSSFCKAIVKGDFDTVKKLIELGEDVNQKSLGMAPIHFAARYNKTDILELLIANGADVKKRCDKGYTAKKYAELSNATEALKILKLAMKK
- the gpmI gene encoding 2,3-bisphosphoglycerate-independent phosphoglycerate mutase is translated as MNKKVILMILDGWGKSPDPKVSAIAQANTPFIDSLYNDYPNSNLLTDGMNVGLPEGQMGNSEVGHMNLGAGRIVYQDLAKINKAVKEDTLKDESVLKNAFEYAKTNNKPVHFLGLVSNGGVHSHINHLKALIEASDKNGVKTSYIHAFTDGRDVDPKSGKGFLEDLTNFCSDKNAKLATVVGRYYAMDRDKRWERVKKAYDVMVNGKGEAFENISEAIQKNYDAGITDEFIEPLVLEPKGTIKEGDVIVFFNFRTDRGRELTQVLSQEDFPELDMAKLELYYVTLTNYDDSFKGTKVVYDKENIKDTLGEVLANQGKKQIRIAETEKYPHVTFFFNGGREEPFEGEKRILCPSPKVATYDLKPEMSAYEIRDAIIPELQKGEASFVCLNFANPDMVGHTGIMEAAIKACETVDECAKDVITTALENGYSTIVIADHGNCDTMVNPDGSPNTAHTTNPVPLILVDETISEIKDGVLGDIAPTILKLIGVEKPSLMTQESLV